One Thalassoglobus sp. JC818 genomic region harbors:
- the rlmN gene encoding 23S rRNA (adenine(2503)-C(2))-methyltransferase RlmN, with product MSLGLLNDLSRDELIAWVEQAGHASYRADQIRRWIFGKRVNDFDEMHDIPASLRSALKEEFQLLGAKIVRHQVSVDGTEKLLLEFDDKEQTECVLMRESDRNTICVSTQVGCAMGCVFCASGLLGVKRDLTTGEILSQILLMDRLLSADQRITNVVIMGMGEPLANLRNLTPALLTLNEKGGMGLGARRITVSTVGLPEKIAELAALNIPFNLAVSLHAPTNELRDQIVPVNKKIRLERILQAADNYFDKTGRRITYEYVLLSGVNDADEHATELGRLLKTRNAHVNLIPMNDVSSLDLTAPSAPRTDQFVKILRSWNVNATVRKRKGADIDAACGQLRLEELTQLEPVAKTAKPQSSPSTT from the coding sequence ATGTCTCTCGGTTTGTTAAACGATCTGTCTCGTGATGAGTTGATTGCCTGGGTTGAGCAGGCTGGTCACGCGAGCTATCGGGCCGATCAGATTCGTCGATGGATTTTCGGGAAACGCGTCAACGATTTCGACGAAATGCACGACATTCCCGCGAGCTTGCGTTCCGCGTTGAAGGAGGAATTTCAACTTCTCGGCGCGAAAATCGTTCGGCATCAAGTCTCCGTCGACGGAACCGAAAAACTTCTGCTGGAATTCGACGACAAAGAGCAAACTGAGTGCGTCTTGATGCGGGAAAGCGACCGCAACACGATCTGTGTCAGCACACAAGTTGGCTGCGCGATGGGTTGCGTCTTTTGTGCCAGCGGACTCCTCGGCGTGAAACGCGATTTGACGACCGGTGAAATTCTCAGTCAGATCCTGCTGATGGACCGACTGCTCAGCGCTGATCAAAGAATCACGAACGTCGTCATTATGGGAATGGGTGAGCCGCTCGCCAATTTGCGCAACCTGACTCCAGCTTTGCTCACTCTGAATGAAAAAGGGGGCATGGGACTCGGCGCACGACGAATCACTGTTTCGACTGTGGGACTGCCGGAGAAAATCGCCGAGCTGGCTGCACTGAACATTCCGTTCAATCTCGCTGTCTCGCTGCATGCCCCAACGAATGAACTTCGAGACCAGATTGTTCCCGTCAACAAGAAGATTCGGCTGGAACGCATCCTGCAAGCTGCGGACAACTATTTCGACAAGACCGGTCGACGAATCACGTATGAATACGTTCTCCTCTCCGGAGTCAACGATGCGGATGAGCATGCGACGGAGTTGGGGAGGCTGTTGAAGACACGGAATGCTCACGTCAATCTCATCCCGATGAATGATGTTTCGTCACTCGATTTGACTGCTCCCTCCGCTCCTAGAACAGATCAGTTCGTGAAAATCCTGCGGTCCTGGAACGTCAACGCGACAGTCCGCAAACGCAAGGGAGCGGACATTGATGCGGCGTGCGGTCAGTTGCGTCTCGAAGAATTGACTCAACTCGAACCAGTCGCCAAAACCGCGAAACCGCAGTCGAGCCCTTCCACCACCTAA
- a CDS encoding arylsulfatase: protein MKPFLSLVLGLCAYWSFCFGSLAVAESSPNVILILADDLGYGALGCYGQDQIKTPHIDRIAEEGIRFTQFYAGSHVCQPSRSVLMTGLHSGHTPVRANDTRQFLLDSDVTLAERFKAAGYATGGFGKWGLGYEGTSGHPNRQGFDQFFGQYLQVHAHFYYPYWLWQNDKKVMLDGNSTGMNQYVNDELHDSAMEFIRSNHDKPFFAYIPYIIPHVEIVVPEESEIPYRGQFPKVAILDPRENYLGSEDGLTTLAGMISRMDSQVGEILQLLKEMEIDDNTLVIFTSDNGGQSGGKDGGWTTMTDYFQNNANLRGYKGTFYEGGIRVPFVARWPDRIAPGKVSDEPLAFWDVTPTLCEAIGADTPEVTDGISFLPTLSGEGDQQSHEGLYWEYLSNRGLGRAVRMGKWKGIQAAGKETLELFDLNADPAEEYDIAAQNPEVLKQIQSFMDASHADPRPYPGPVVPTSVKDFVNGPWIK from the coding sequence ATGAAACCGTTTCTCTCACTCGTTCTTGGACTTTGTGCCTATTGGTCATTCTGCTTTGGTTCGTTGGCCGTTGCTGAGTCATCTCCGAATGTGATTCTGATTCTCGCAGATGATCTCGGTTACGGGGCGCTCGGTTGCTACGGACAGGATCAGATCAAAACTCCTCACATTGACCGGATCGCAGAGGAGGGAATTCGGTTCACGCAGTTCTACGCTGGCTCGCACGTTTGCCAGCCTTCGCGAAGTGTGTTGATGACGGGGCTTCACTCGGGGCACACCCCTGTTCGGGCCAATGACACGCGTCAATTCCTGCTCGATTCGGACGTCACTCTCGCGGAACGGTTTAAGGCTGCCGGCTATGCCACAGGTGGTTTCGGAAAGTGGGGGCTGGGATACGAGGGGACTTCGGGACATCCGAATCGGCAAGGTTTCGATCAGTTTTTCGGCCAGTATCTGCAGGTCCATGCTCACTTCTATTACCCCTACTGGCTTTGGCAAAACGATAAAAAGGTGATGCTGGACGGCAATTCCACCGGAATGAATCAGTACGTCAATGACGAACTTCATGACTCTGCGATGGAATTCATCAGATCAAACCACGACAAGCCGTTCTTCGCCTATATCCCATACATCATTCCACACGTCGAAATTGTCGTTCCGGAAGAATCAGAGATTCCGTACCGAGGCCAGTTTCCGAAGGTCGCGATTCTCGATCCGCGTGAAAACTATCTTGGTTCCGAAGATGGGCTCACCACTCTCGCGGGAATGATTTCCCGGATGGACAGTCAGGTCGGAGAGATCCTCCAACTCTTGAAGGAAATGGAAATCGACGACAACACACTCGTGATTTTCACGTCTGACAACGGAGGTCAGAGTGGAGGAAAAGATGGTGGCTGGACGACGATGACCGACTACTTCCAGAACAACGCGAATCTGAGAGGTTACAAGGGAACGTTTTACGAAGGTGGCATTCGCGTTCCCTTTGTGGCCCGCTGGCCTGATCGAATTGCTCCCGGAAAAGTGAGTGACGAACCGCTCGCGTTTTGGGATGTCACACCGACACTGTGCGAAGCCATTGGAGCCGACACACCCGAAGTTACCGATGGAATTTCCTTTCTGCCGACGCTTTCTGGGGAAGGTGATCAGCAAAGTCACGAAGGACTTTATTGGGAATACCTTTCGAATCGCGGATTGGGACGAGCTGTCCGCATGGGGAAATGGAAAGGCATTCAAGCGGCTGGGAAGGAGACGCTCGAACTGTTCGATCTGAACGCCGATCCCGCAGAGGAGTATGACATCGCTGCTCAAAACCCTGAAGTCCTCAAACAGATTCAAAGCTTCATGGACGCATCCCATGCTGATCCGCGGCCGTACCCCGGACCTGTTGTGCCGACGAGTGTGAAAGATTTTGTGAATGGTCCGTGGATCAAATGA
- a CDS encoding diacylglycerol kinase family protein — MKNDSFLISLKIAIRSLFEAAATERNFRIQLAVAVAVIVAGMVLGLTTLEWIVISICIGGVLSAELINTAIESVVDLLQPDIDERARRAKDFAAGSVLVASIVAAIVGLLIFSRHLREWLQFGT; from the coding sequence ATGAAAAACGACTCGTTTCTCATCAGTTTGAAGATTGCTATCCGCAGCCTCTTTGAAGCGGCAGCGACCGAGCGTAATTTTCGAATTCAGCTGGCTGTTGCTGTTGCGGTCATCGTAGCGGGAATGGTGCTCGGACTGACAACTTTAGAGTGGATCGTGATCTCGATCTGTATTGGCGGAGTTCTCTCTGCGGAACTCATCAATACCGCGATTGAGTCCGTCGTCGATCTGCTTCAACCTGATATCGACGAACGAGCCCGTCGAGCGAAAGACTTTGCAGCTGGAAGCGTTTTAGTCGCTTCGATTGTTGCAGCGATTGTCGGGCTGCTGATCTTCAGCCGCCATCTGCGTGAATGGCTTCAGTTCGGCACATGA
- a CDS encoding menaquinone biosynthesis protein — MISRNRNPERMEADSTKPHQTIRVGAVSYLNSRPLVESLDTYQPEIALSLDVPSRLADQLAIGDLDVALIPSVEAFVDSDYKTVSDACVATHGPVLSVKLYFRVPPGKVKTLALDEGSRTSAALAQIMLAERYGVHPDRIQLPLNQTTSDTAADAVLLIGDRAMFPPQETFHSVWDLGEEWVKWTGLPFVFAMWTTRSGLALNGVERILQQARDLGLERINEIAIDGANTLGLPQEMTQQYLTKNLYFKMGEAERAGLRLFRRLAAENNLIPRPNTIRTRRHAATDSLARA, encoded by the coding sequence ATGATCAGCCGAAACAGAAATCCTGAGCGCATGGAAGCAGATTCAACGAAGCCCCATCAAACGATTCGAGTCGGTGCGGTCAGCTATCTGAACAGCCGCCCGCTTGTTGAATCACTCGACACTTATCAGCCAGAAATCGCGCTCTCACTGGACGTTCCGAGTCGGCTTGCAGATCAACTCGCCATCGGCGATCTGGATGTTGCCCTGATTCCATCTGTCGAAGCATTCGTCGATTCCGATTACAAAACCGTCTCTGATGCCTGCGTTGCAACGCATGGCCCCGTATTGTCGGTAAAACTGTATTTCCGTGTTCCTCCCGGGAAGGTCAAAACACTGGCTCTCGACGAAGGCTCCCGAACCAGCGCAGCACTTGCCCAAATCATGCTGGCAGAACGATACGGAGTGCATCCGGATCGAATCCAGCTTCCGCTCAATCAGACAACCTCCGACACAGCTGCTGACGCAGTCCTGCTGATTGGAGATCGAGCGATGTTTCCTCCGCAGGAAACTTTTCATTCGGTATGGGACCTCGGCGAGGAATGGGTCAAGTGGACCGGTTTGCCATTCGTCTTTGCAATGTGGACGACTCGTTCAGGACTTGCGCTCAATGGAGTCGAACGAATCTTGCAACAAGCGAGAGATTTAGGCCTCGAGCGCATCAATGAAATCGCCATCGATGGCGCCAACACTCTAGGGCTCCCACAAGAGATGACTCAGCAGTACCTGACCAAGAATCTGTATTTCAAAATGGGTGAAGCGGAGCGCGCAGGTTTGAGGCTGTTTCGAAGACTTGCCGCAGAAAACAATCTGATCCCGCGTCCGAACACAATTCGAACGCGAAGACACGCTGCGACAGATTCACTCGCCCGAGCTTAA
- a CDS encoding homoserine dehydrogenase, protein MSDSLRVGLIGLGTVGSGVAQILTEHAQRTAQRAGRPIEITGIVVRDPSKPRPVDLAGIPVTTDPLSLAKSTDNDVIVELIGGLSPAKEIVETALEAGKDIVTANKALLCEHGDTLFSKARESGRSIAFEAAVAGGCPVIAAIGQAMAGNQIVALEAILNGTSNFILTQMLENGVSYEDAVAEAQAMGYAEADPSMDVQGTDAAQKLGILTQLAFGERLTPDKFPVQGIDELLLEDLRFADELGYAIKLLATAKLVDGCLELHTQPTLIRHSRPLAQTNGPYNMIELTGDAVGKAWFSAMGAGQMATASAVVADLVDVAVGRAALTFRRLNLWQAEQQFPFQNIEDIKRRYYFRFHVEDRPHVIADIADILGRNGISLSSVIQKEVSDEEAPAKPPIVPLVFMTHLTTEGKVRAAAKELNQLASVRPPWLCLPVSDPQVASGE, encoded by the coding sequence ATGTCAGATTCATTGCGCGTCGGTTTAATTGGTCTTGGAACAGTCGGCTCAGGCGTCGCCCAGATTTTGACGGAACACGCTCAACGCACTGCCCAGCGAGCAGGACGTCCCATTGAAATTACCGGAATCGTGGTTCGAGATCCGTCGAAGCCTCGGCCAGTCGACCTCGCAGGAATTCCAGTAACAACCGATCCGTTGTCACTCGCGAAGTCCACGGACAACGATGTGATCGTCGAGTTGATTGGTGGTTTGTCACCAGCGAAAGAGATCGTGGAAACTGCTCTTGAGGCTGGCAAAGACATCGTCACCGCCAACAAAGCTTTGCTCTGTGAACACGGTGACACATTGTTCTCGAAAGCTCGTGAGTCGGGGCGGAGCATCGCCTTCGAAGCGGCGGTTGCGGGGGGATGTCCCGTGATTGCAGCGATCGGGCAAGCCATGGCTGGGAATCAGATTGTGGCTCTCGAAGCAATTCTGAACGGCACGAGCAATTTCATTCTGACTCAGATGCTCGAGAATGGAGTCTCCTACGAAGATGCGGTCGCTGAAGCTCAGGCGATGGGCTATGCGGAAGCCGATCCATCGATGGATGTGCAAGGCACAGACGCAGCCCAGAAGCTCGGGATTCTGACGCAACTCGCATTCGGAGAGCGACTCACCCCCGACAAGTTCCCCGTGCAGGGAATCGACGAGTTACTACTCGAGGATCTTCGATTCGCTGACGAACTCGGTTACGCCATCAAGCTGTTGGCCACCGCAAAGCTGGTCGACGGATGCCTCGAGCTGCACACACAGCCGACACTCATTCGTCACTCAAGACCGCTGGCTCAGACCAATGGGCCGTACAACATGATTGAGTTGACAGGTGATGCCGTTGGAAAAGCCTGGTTCTCAGCGATGGGGGCCGGTCAGATGGCAACTGCCTCAGCGGTTGTCGCGGACCTTGTTGATGTCGCTGTGGGACGTGCTGCGTTGACCTTCCGAAGGCTCAATCTCTGGCAAGCCGAACAACAGTTTCCGTTTCAGAATATCGAAGACATCAAGCGTCGATACTACTTCCGATTCCATGTGGAAGACCGTCCTCACGTAATTGCCGACATCGCAGATATTCTGGGACGAAACGGAATCAGCCTGTCCTCCGTCATTCAGAAAGAAGTTTCGGACGAAGAAGCTCCTGCCAAGCCGCCGATCGTGCCGCTTGTGTTCATGACTCATCTCACAACCGAGGGAAAAGTCCGAGCCGCTGCGAAAGAATTAAATCAACTCGCCAGCGTTCGACCGCCGTGGTTGTGTCTCCCCGTCAGCGATCCACAGGTCGCGAGCGGAGAATAA
- a CDS encoding dihydrofolate reductase family protein, with protein sequence MKTQYYTASTLDGFLATEDDSLDWLFPLGSIEESSYPEFIENVGALAMGSATYEWVVRNSEKAVEETGSRWPYTQPTWVFSTRQLPEIPGADVRFVEGDVSRVHKAMLQEADGKNIWIVGGGDLAGQFFDAGLLDELIIQIGSATLGTGKPLFPRTVLSPTLHLTSVRAFGSGMAELRYDVRRDNVDQPDESIA encoded by the coding sequence ATGAAGACTCAGTACTACACCGCATCAACCCTCGATGGATTTCTGGCGACGGAAGATGACTCTCTTGACTGGCTCTTCCCGCTTGGAAGCATCGAAGAATCCAGCTACCCCGAGTTTATTGAGAACGTCGGGGCTTTGGCGATGGGATCGGCAACCTACGAATGGGTCGTTCGAAATTCTGAGAAGGCAGTCGAAGAGACCGGTTCTCGATGGCCATACACTCAGCCCACATGGGTGTTCTCAACTCGACAGCTTCCCGAAATCCCGGGCGCGGACGTTCGATTCGTCGAAGGTGACGTGAGTCGTGTTCACAAGGCGATGCTCCAAGAAGCTGACGGCAAGAATATCTGGATTGTCGGTGGTGGTGACCTGGCGGGACAATTCTTCGACGCCGGTCTGCTGGACGAGTTGATCATTCAAATTGGCTCGGCAACGCTGGGTACGGGGAAGCCATTGTTTCCAAGGACGGTGTTAAGCCCGACTTTGCATCTGACCTCTGTTCGAGCATTTGGATCAGGAATGGCGGAGCTGCGATACGATGTTCGGAGAGACAATGTTGATCAACCGGACGAATCGATTGCGTAG
- a CDS encoding sugar phosphate isomerase/epimerase gives MIPSCFTNSYGRFGPPAAFEFLASTGITHVELAIKNAGVPSFFGEQPVATDQSTEAEIDALSETIQQSGLKLSSCNVTSGNPLLPEVLNATLKKIDHAARLGVSLIVAGGGAIEDESEWPTLVANMRQIGDRCAESGITYCCETHPGTCQNAERMLELMERVDHDAVRINFDPGNLFYYNQTVDLWAEQQKIAPFIRHVHLKDCRGRFEDWFFPALGDGGAVDFAKLRTVLTEQNYSGPCSLEVEGIQGEVPLTLEQTQERIVQSVEHLKQTGWTIN, from the coding sequence ATGATTCCTTCGTGCTTCACCAACTCATATGGTCGCTTTGGCCCACCGGCTGCCTTTGAATTTCTCGCGTCCACCGGGATCACGCATGTTGAACTGGCGATCAAAAATGCTGGCGTGCCATCCTTCTTCGGTGAGCAGCCGGTCGCCACAGATCAGTCGACGGAAGCAGAGATCGATGCTCTCTCCGAAACGATTCAGCAATCCGGATTGAAGCTTTCGTCCTGCAATGTGACTTCAGGAAATCCATTGCTCCCCGAAGTTCTCAATGCCACGTTGAAGAAGATCGACCATGCAGCACGATTGGGGGTTTCTCTCATCGTTGCTGGCGGAGGCGCTATCGAAGACGAATCTGAGTGGCCAACACTGGTTGCGAACATGCGACAAATCGGCGACCGCTGTGCAGAATCTGGAATCACGTACTGTTGTGAAACGCATCCCGGAACATGCCAAAACGCCGAGAGGATGCTCGAATTGATGGAACGCGTTGATCACGACGCTGTCCGTATCAACTTCGATCCCGGAAATCTCTTCTACTACAATCAAACTGTCGATCTCTGGGCAGAGCAGCAGAAAATAGCTCCGTTCATCAGGCATGTTCATCTGAAAGACTGCCGAGGAAGGTTTGAAGACTGGTTCTTTCCCGCACTCGGAGATGGAGGGGCTGTCGACTTCGCAAAACTACGAACAGTCTTGACTGAACAGAATTACTCCGGGCCATGCAGCCTTGAGGTAGAGGGTATTCAAGGGGAAGTACCGCTGACGCTTGAACAAACGCAAGAACGGATCGTTCAAAGTGTCGAACACCTGAAGCAGACTGGTTGGACCATCAACTGA
- a CDS encoding arylsulfatase, protein MLAANTSDFHRQKLCRMIAFWAACLWLATASAADPVATEEKPNILLIVADDLGFSDLGCYGGEIETPELDRLASNGTRLTRFYTTGRCCPSRASLLTGQYPHRVGVGHKVEDLRRPGYRGRIPEGTPTIADVLQAGGYRCFHSGKWHLGTPDPTEHGFEEFYGTLISAQTFWDPDHYLRLPAGRERIEYPEGRFYGTDAVTDHALQFLEMSQATPGSPWFLYVAYHAPHFPLHAREEDIAKYADTYSVGWDQIREDRLTRMKELGIVDQDTNLTPRSQYWNFGETHTGLNPEWGTLSSERRLDLARRMAIYAAMVDRVDQNIGRIVDALQATEQFEDTLIIFLSDNGACAEWDPYGFDGKSSPNNELHVGEQLDEMGGPETYHSVGSGWANASNSPWRLYKHFNHEGGISSPCIVHWPNGSVPRNVVSHQPAHLIDVMPTAAEVADTELADNQKGPGENLISLLNSEDDRGRILFFEHEGNRAVHAGDWKLVSLRDEPWELYHIPTDRTELVNLADHHSELVEDLERKWNEWAAENFVTPLPDDYEVKYLRRPGQQPPQLSSE, encoded by the coding sequence ATGCTCGCTGCGAACACGTCAGATTTTCATCGACAAAAGCTCTGTCGCATGATTGCATTCTGGGCTGCCTGCTTATGGTTGGCGACTGCATCTGCTGCTGATCCCGTAGCAACTGAGGAAAAACCGAACATTCTGCTGATCGTGGCGGATGATCTGGGGTTCAGTGACCTGGGTTGCTACGGAGGAGAAATTGAGACTCCCGAACTCGATCGTCTGGCTTCCAACGGAACGCGACTGACTCGCTTTTATACGACCGGCCGCTGCTGTCCTTCGCGTGCAAGTTTGTTGACCGGACAGTATCCGCATCGAGTTGGCGTTGGTCATAAAGTCGAAGACTTGCGTCGCCCCGGCTATCGTGGCCGCATCCCGGAGGGAACGCCGACCATTGCAGATGTCCTTCAGGCGGGTGGTTATCGCTGTTTTCACTCCGGTAAGTGGCATCTCGGAACTCCCGATCCGACAGAGCACGGGTTTGAAGAATTCTACGGAACACTAATTAGCGCGCAGACGTTTTGGGACCCCGATCACTACTTGCGGTTGCCGGCGGGAAGGGAACGGATCGAATATCCCGAAGGAAGATTTTACGGAACAGATGCCGTCACCGATCATGCGCTGCAATTTCTTGAGATGTCGCAAGCAACTCCAGGTTCTCCCTGGTTTTTGTACGTTGCTTATCATGCTCCACATTTTCCGCTTCATGCACGCGAGGAAGACATCGCGAAATACGCGGACACGTATTCCGTCGGTTGGGACCAGATTCGTGAGGATCGATTGACTCGCATGAAGGAACTGGGAATTGTCGATCAGGATACGAACCTTACTCCCCGTTCGCAGTATTGGAATTTCGGAGAAACGCACACCGGCTTGAATCCCGAGTGGGGAACTCTCAGCTCAGAGCGTCGTCTCGATCTTGCTCGTCGAATGGCAATCTACGCAGCGATGGTTGATCGTGTCGATCAGAACATCGGACGGATCGTGGATGCACTTCAAGCAACAGAGCAGTTCGAAGACACCCTGATTATTTTTCTCTCCGACAACGGAGCATGTGCGGAATGGGATCCGTACGGGTTCGACGGGAAATCAAGTCCGAACAATGAGCTTCATGTCGGTGAGCAACTCGATGAAATGGGAGGCCCGGAAACTTATCATAGCGTCGGTTCAGGATGGGCGAATGCTTCAAATTCGCCGTGGCGATTGTATAAACATTTTAATCACGAAGGAGGGATTAGCTCACCCTGTATCGTGCATTGGCCAAACGGATCGGTTCCTCGGAATGTGGTCTCGCATCAACCGGCACACTTGATCGATGTCATGCCGACCGCAGCTGAAGTCGCAGATACAGAACTGGCCGACAATCAAAAGGGGCCAGGCGAGAATTTGATCTCGCTTCTCAATTCGGAAGACGATCGTGGTCGAATCCTATTCTTCGAACATGAGGGGAATCGTGCTGTTCACGCGGGAGACTGGAAACTTGTTTCCCTTCGCGACGAACCATGGGAGCTCTACCACATTCCCACTGATCGAACTGAACTCGTTAACCTCGCTGACCATCATTCAGAACTCGTTGAGGATCTCGAACGTAAATGGAACGAATGGGCGGCCGAAAATTTTGTCACTCCTCTTCCAGACGACTACGAAGTGAAATATCTCAGAAGACCAGGACAACAACCGCCACAACTCTCGTCGGAGTGA
- a CDS encoding class I SAM-dependent methyltransferase → MKALFVAADLSLQAGIAHGKKMIEEPSELNQSEIIVETIPCPLCGSSEFDHVMTNRDWLCGVPGEYQFVECSSCTHVFLNPCPIDASLPACYPDDYGPHQQATQSSDPDLDYKPWYARPPIRWIPGIRPLYHWLSRDDSQVIPVPDPQHNRALEVGTGRGDFLTKLRDANWSAQGIEPSPAAADIARSLGHSVETGTIESSNLPDHTFDAVFAWMVVEHVKSPPQFFERVSRFLTPGGKLYFSVPNYESLERRFFGKYWPAWDAPRHLHQFRPRILRQLLSDAGFTEIRVSNHRSVRDYFGGTGLWLLNRNPNSRLGKTLLNWFLVAPPMFVHLACAPVAILLSWLKTTGQLTVTAKMPTGES, encoded by the coding sequence TTGAAGGCACTATTCGTTGCAGCAGATCTTTCGCTGCAAGCTGGAATCGCTCACGGGAAGAAGATGATTGAGGAACCGTCTGAATTGAACCAGTCCGAAATCATTGTGGAAACGATTCCCTGCCCTCTCTGCGGAAGCAGCGAGTTTGATCATGTGATGACCAATCGAGACTGGCTGTGTGGCGTTCCGGGTGAATACCAGTTTGTTGAGTGCAGTTCATGTACTCACGTCTTCCTGAACCCCTGCCCGATCGATGCCAGCTTGCCAGCGTGCTACCCGGACGATTACGGGCCTCATCAGCAGGCCACTCAGTCGAGTGATCCTGATCTGGATTACAAACCATGGTATGCACGTCCGCCGATTCGGTGGATTCCGGGAATCCGACCGTTGTACCACTGGCTGTCGCGGGATGACTCGCAAGTCATTCCAGTCCCTGATCCTCAGCACAATCGTGCACTGGAGGTCGGAACCGGTCGTGGAGATTTTCTGACGAAGCTGCGCGATGCCAATTGGAGTGCTCAGGGGATCGAACCATCCCCCGCTGCTGCTGACATCGCGCGCTCCCTTGGACATTCGGTCGAGACGGGAACGATTGAGAGTTCGAATCTGCCCGATCATACGTTCGATGCTGTCTTTGCATGGATGGTTGTCGAGCACGTGAAGAGCCCGCCTCAGTTTTTTGAACGAGTCAGTCGATTTCTGACTCCAGGTGGAAAGTTGTACTTCAGCGTTCCCAACTATGAATCGCTCGAACGTCGTTTTTTCGGTAAGTATTGGCCTGCTTGGGATGCTCCACGGCACCTGCATCAATTCCGACCGAGGATTCTGAGGCAGCTACTCAGCGATGCTGGCTTCACCGAGATTCGCGTCTCAAATCACCGGAGTGTGCGCGACTACTTTGGAGGAACCGGTCTCTGGTTGCTCAATCGGAATCCGAATTCGCGGCTCGGGAAAACTCTCCTGAATTGGTTTCTCGTAGCCCCGCCGATGTTTGTTCACCTTGCATGTGCACCGGTCGCCATTCTGCTCAGTTGGTTGAAGACAACGGGGCAATTGACCGTGACTGCCAAAATGCCAACTGGCGAATCCTGA
- a CDS encoding dihydroorotate dehydrogenase electron transfer subunit — protein MNREYSNPESQSCEPVALPGQNDYAKQHTAKILSQRVLADKTFAIRVDASELAQTITPGQFFMIRPEQGTDPLLGRPFALYDTIVDEQGSPVALEFAYHVVGKMTNLMSEWESEENVVIWGPLGNGFPFYEGNHLMCVGGGIGYTPFLAVTRETLGKRTYGELQESSRGSLASTNSERRVTLCYGAQSQRYLADLSDFDDFESSRFRIQTSTDDGSAGHHGFVTELVARNLSAQGDDRPDGVYCCGPERMMAAVASICLAENVPCWLSLETPMACGFGACFSCVTKVVTDDGWDYRRTCIEGPVFRAESLALQ, from the coding sequence ATGAACCGTGAATATTCCAATCCCGAATCTCAGTCTTGCGAGCCAGTCGCGCTCCCCGGCCAAAACGACTATGCGAAGCAACACACAGCAAAAATTTTGTCTCAGCGAGTCCTCGCCGACAAGACGTTCGCGATTCGTGTTGATGCGAGCGAGTTGGCCCAGACAATCACGCCAGGACAGTTCTTCATGATCCGGCCCGAGCAAGGAACGGACCCGCTGCTCGGCCGCCCATTTGCGCTGTACGACACAATTGTCGACGAGCAGGGATCGCCCGTCGCTCTTGAGTTCGCCTATCACGTCGTTGGGAAAATGACCAACCTGATGAGCGAATGGGAAAGCGAAGAAAACGTCGTCATCTGGGGACCGCTGGGCAATGGGTTTCCGTTCTACGAAGGAAATCACCTCATGTGTGTCGGAGGAGGAATCGGTTACACCCCGTTTCTCGCTGTGACGAGGGAGACGCTCGGAAAACGGACGTATGGAGAACTCCAAGAGAGTTCACGCGGGTCACTTGCCTCGACAAATTCAGAACGCCGAGTAACTCTCTGTTATGGAGCCCAAAGTCAGCGCTATCTCGCCGATCTGTCTGACTTCGACGACTTTGAGAGTTCAAGATTTCGCATTCAAACATCAACCGACGATGGATCGGCCGGGCATCACGGATTTGTCACCGAACTCGTTGCTCGGAACCTCTCAGCACAAGGTGATGATCGCCCCGACGGCGTTTACTGCTGCGGACCAGAGCGAATGATGGCAGCTGTTGCGAGCATTTGTCTGGCAGAAAATGTTCCCTGCTGGCTCTCCCTCGAAACTCCTATGGCTTGCGGCTTCGGTGCCTGTTTCAGCTGTGTGACAAAAGTCGTCACCGATGACGGCTGGGACTACCGTCGGACTTGTATCGAAGGGCCAGTCTTTCGAGCAGAGAGTCTAGCTCTCCAGTAA